The bacterium genomic interval CCCACCTTGGCCATCTGCACCACCATCGGCGGGAAGACGCCCGAGAACTGCAGCGGTATGGCGATCGTCTGTCCCTCGCGTATGCTACTGCGCACCGCGTCAATCGCGTTGGCTATCACCGTGTTGTCAATTGCCTTGGAGACTACCTCGAGAGACTGCATGATCGGCACGCCGCTGGCGATCAGGGTGCCCAGCGTGCGGGTGAACCGGGCGATCACGATCTTGCGGTTCAGTTCGCCCACCACCGGCATCTTCAGCTTGAAGCGGTCGTAGCGCGCGCGGCCCGACGGAGTCTGCAGGTAGCGGCGCAGCACGTAGAGAGCCACACCGGTAACCGCGAAGATCACGTACCAGTACGAGCGGAGCGCCACGCTGACGGCCATCGCTATCTGGGTGGGCAGCGGGAGCTGTCCCGACCCGCCCAGCTCTTTGAACATGTTCTCGAACTGGGGCAGGATCACGATCGTCATGAAGAACAGGCCGCCCAGCGACGCCGTGGTCAGCAGTATCGGGTAGACCATCGCCGACTTGATCTTGGAGCGCAGCGTCTGCTCCTTCTCTAGGTAAGTGGCGACGCGGTTGAGCACCTCGTCGAGCACGCCGCCGGTCTCGCCGGCACTCACCATGTTGACGTATAGCGCTGAGAACGCCTTGGGGTGCCGCCCCATCGCGTCCGAGAGCGGCCGGCCGGCCTCCACGTCCGCGCGCACGGCGGCGACGATTTCCCTCAGGCGCTTGTTGCTGGACTGCTGCTCCAGAATCGTCAGCGTGCGCACCAGCGACAACCCCGCGTTCACCATCGTGGCGAACTGCCGGCTGAAGATCGCCAGGTCCTTGAGACCAATCCCGAACATGCTCTGCAGGGACTGAAAGATGTCGGCGCGCTCGACCGTGCGCTCCAGGTGCGTTATGAAAAAGCCCATGTCGCGGAGCCGGTCCACGACCATGGCGTCGCTGTCGGCCTCGATGACGCCCGAGATCATGCG includes:
- a CDS encoding type II secretion system F family protein, which produces MPVFRYSAKDNSGRMISGVIEADSDAMVVDRLRDMGFFITHLERTVERADIFQSLQSMFGIGLKDLAIFSRQFATMVNAGLSLVRTLTILEQQSSNKRLREIVAAVRADVEAGRPLSDAMGRHPKAFSALYVNMVSAGETGGVLDEVLNRVATYLEKEQTLRSKIKSAMVYPILLTTASLGGLFFMTIVILPQFENMFKELGGSGQLPLPTQIAMAVSVALRSYWYVIFAVTGVALYVLRRYLQTPSGRARYDRFKLKMPVVGELNRKIVIARFTRTLGTLIASGVPIMQSLEVVSKAIDNTVIANAIDAVRSSIREGQTIAIPLQFSGVFPPMVVQMAKVGEETGALEQMLEKVADFYDVEIDAMVAGLTSLLEPILIIFMGVIVGAMVISLYMPIFQLATGVK